In one window of Synergistaceae bacterium DZ-S4 DNA:
- a CDS encoding aminotransferase class V-fold PLP-dependent enzyme, with protein sequence MSIYLNNAATTWPKPQSVPDAIYDFIVNRGANVARGSASMRDMQSLDYIFTCRQKLAELFGGYEKCDPRFVTLTSNVTESMNIIIKGFIRPGMKAVTSSMEHNSVLRPLRRAERDGTGLEIIQCSMKGYLDPATLKKAFSQGADIAIINHCSNVSGSLQNIADIAEVCRGSGVPLVLDCAQTGGIVKISAKELGAAAVCFTGHKGLFGPQGTGGIVWDPEFAKRCSPLIEGGTGSLSHEEYQPSQMPDKFEAGTPNVPGIAGLLAALEWIEKEGMDNIRKNEEHLGKMLEEGLKGINGLKIIGPSSDDPRLPVYSVNLKEMDNARIARDLSDIYGIETRPGLHCAPLAHRTLGTFPEGALRISPGHFNTADDICRAVNALAEIAIR encoded by the coding sequence ATGTCTATATATCTTAACAATGCCGCCACCACGTGGCCAAAACCTCAGTCTGTGCCCGATGCTATCTATGATTTCATTGTAAACCGCGGCGCAAATGTAGCAAGAGGCTCGGCCTCCATGAGGGACATGCAGAGCCTGGACTATATTTTTACCTGCAGGCAAAAGCTTGCCGAACTCTTTGGCGGGTATGAAAAGTGTGACCCCAGGTTCGTTACCCTCACATCAAACGTAACAGAATCGATGAACATCATCATAAAGGGTTTCATCAGACCCGGCATGAAAGCTGTCACTTCCTCAATGGAGCACAATTCGGTACTGAGGCCTTTGCGGAGAGCGGAAAGAGATGGAACAGGGCTCGAGATCATCCAGTGCAGTATGAAGGGATATCTCGACCCAGCGACCCTGAAGAAAGCTTTCTCCCAGGGAGCGGATATTGCAATAATCAACCACTGCAGCAACGTAAGCGGGTCCCTCCAGAACATCGCGGACATTGCCGAAGTATGCAGGGGATCAGGTGTTCCACTCGTACTAGATTGTGCCCAGACAGGCGGAATTGTCAAGATAAGCGCCAAGGAGCTCGGGGCAGCGGCTGTATGCTTCACCGGACACAAGGGGCTTTTCGGCCCCCAGGGCACAGGAGGTATAGTCTGGGATCCTGAATTTGCAAAGAGATGTTCGCCCCTTATCGAAGGCGGGACTGGCAGCCTCTCTCACGAAGAGTACCAGCCTTCACAGATGCCTGACAAATTTGAGGCAGGGACGCCAAACGTCCCGGGCATTGCAGGTTTGCTGGCCGCTCTTGAATGGATCGAAAAAGAGGGAATGGACAATATCCGAAAAAATGAGGAACATCTTGGGAAAATGCTTGAAGAGGGACTGAAGGGCATCAACGGCCTCAAAATAATCGGGCCCTCGTCTGATGACCCAAGGCTCCCTGTATATTCCGTCAATTTGAAGGAAATGGACAACGCCAGGATAGCGCGCGACCTTTCAGACATATACGGCATAGAGACAAGGCCGGGCCTTCACTGTGCACCTCTTGCACACAGAACTTTAGGTACCTTTCCGGAAGGAGCGCTCAGGATCTCCCCGGGTCATTTCAATACTGCCGATGACATCTGCCGTGCAGTAAACGCACTTGCAGAGATCGCCATACGTTGA